The Phacochoerus africanus isolate WHEZ1 chromosome 3, ROS_Pafr_v1, whole genome shotgun sequence genome window below encodes:
- the TLR3 gene encoding toll-like receptor 3, with protein MSRSLPCHIYSFWVLLPFWILYTTSTNKCTVRHEIADCSHLKLTQIPDDLPANITVLNLTHNQLRRLPPANFTIYSQLTTLDGGFNTISKLEPELCQSLPLLEILNLQHNELSQLSDKTFIFCMNLIELHLMSNSIQKIQNNPFKNLKNLIKLDLSHNGLSSTKLGTQLQLENLQELLLANNKISALKREELDFLGNSSLKRLELSSNQIQEFSPGCFHAIGKLFGLSLNNVKLSPSLTEKLCLELSNTSIENLSLSNIQLYQTSNTTFFGLKQTNLSMLDLSHNSLSVIGNDSFAWLPHLKYFFLEYNNIEHLSSRSLYGLSNVKYLNLRRSFTKQSVSLASLPKIEDFSFKWLKSLEYLNMEDNNFPGIKRNTFTGLIKLKSLSLSNSFSSLRTLTNETFISLADSPLLILNLTKNKISKIESGAFSWLGHLKVLDLGLNEIGQELTGQEWRGLKNIVEVYLSYNRYLELTTNSFALVPSLQQLMLRRVALRNMDCSPSPFHPLFNLTILDLSNNNIANINDELLKGLEKLQILDLQHNNLARLWKHANPGGPVQFLKGLSHLHILNLESNGFDEIPADAFRDLSELKSIDLGLNNLNILPPSVFDNQVSLKSLSLQKNLITSVKKTVFGPAFQKLSNLDMRFNPFDCTCESIAWFVSWINSTHTNISELSSHYLCNTPPQYHGLPVILFDISPCKDSAPFELFFMITTSMLLIFIFIILLIHFEGWWISFYWNVSVHRVLGFKEIDKQPEQFEYAAYIIHAYKDRDWVWEHFAPMEEKDETLRFCLEERDFEAGALELEAIVNSIKRSRKIIFVITQHLLKDPLCKRFKVHHAVQQAIEQNLDSIILIFLEEIPDYKLNHALCLRRGMFKSHCILNWPVQKERINAFHHKLQVALGSRNSVH; from the exons ATGAGCAGGAGTTTGCCTTGTCATATCTACTCCTTTTGGGTACTGTTGCCCTTTTGGATACTGTACACAACTTCTACCAACAAATGTACTGTTAGACATGAAATAGCTGACTGCAGCCATCTGAAGTTGACTCAAATACCCGATGACCTCCCGGCAAACATAACAGTGTTGAATCTTACCCACAATCAACTCAGAAGATTACCACCTGCCAATTTTACAATATACAGCCAACTTACTACCTTGGATGGAGGATTTAACACCATCTCAAAGCTGGAGCCAGAATTGTGCCAAAGTCTCCCTTTGTTGGAAATTTTGAACCTCCAACACAATGAGCTCTCTCAGCTTTCTGATAAAACCTTTATCTTCTGCATGAATTTGATTGAACTCCATCTAATGTCCAACTCAATCCAGAAGATTCAAAATAATCCCTTTAAAAACCTGAAG AATTTAATCAAATTAGATCTATCTCATAATGGTTTATCATCTACTAAATTAGGAACGCAGCTCCAACTGGAAAATCTCCAAGAGCTTCTAttagcaaataataaaatttctgcaCTAAAACGTGAAGAACTTGATTTCCTTGgcaattcttctttaaaaagattaGAGTTGTCATCAAATCAAATACAAGAG TTCTCTCCAGGGTGTTTTCATGCCATTGGAAAATTATTTGGCCTCTCTCTGAACAATGTCAAACTGAGCCCCAGTCTGACAGAGAAACTTTGCTTGGAATTATCCAACACAAGCATTGAGAATCTATCCCTGAGCAACATCCAGCTGTACCAAACCAGCAACACGACTTTCTTTGGACTAAAGCAGACAAACCTCAGCATGCTTGATCTTTCCCATAACAGCTTAAGTGTGATTGGTAATGATTCCTTTGCTTGGCTTCCAcatctgaaatatttctttctggaGTATAACAATATAGAGCATTTGTCTTCTCGCTCTCTTTATGGGCTTTCCAATGTGAAATACCTGAATCTGAGACGATCTTTTACTAAACAAAGCGTTTCCTTGGCTTCACTTCCCAAAATAGAGGACTTTTCCTTTAAATGGCTAAAATCTTTGGAGTATCTCAACATGGAAGATAACAACTTTCCAGGCATAAAAAGGAATACTTTCACAGGACTGATAAAGCTGAAAAGTTTAAGTCTATCCAACTCCTTCTCAAGTTTGCGAACTTTAACAAATGAAACATTTATATCACTCGCTGATTCCCCTCTTCTCATACTCAAcctaaccaaaaataaaatctcaaaaatagAGAGTGGTGCTTTTTCTTGGTTGGGCCACCTAAAGGTACTTGACCTCGGCCTTAATGAAATTGGGCAAGAACTCACAGGACAGGAATGGAGAGGTCTAAAAAATATTGTTGAAGTCTACCTTTCCTACAACAGATACCTAGAGCTGACTACCAACTCTTTCGCCTTGGTTCCAAGCCTTCAACAACTGATGCTCCGAAGGGTGGCCCTTAGAAACATGGATTGCTCCCCTTCACCTTTTCACCCTCTTTTTAACTTGACCATTTTGGATCTAAGTAACAACAATATAGCCAACATAAATGATGAACTGTTGAAGGGTCTTGAGAAACTACAAATTCTGGATTTGCAGCATAACAATTTAGCACGGCTCTGGAAACACGCAAACCCTGGCGGTCCTGTTCAGTTTCTGAAGGGCCTTTCTCACCTCCACATCCTTAACTTAGAGTCTAATGGCTTTGATGAAATCCCAGCAGATGCCTTCAGGGACTTATCTGAATTGAAGAGCATCGATTTAGGATTGAATAATTTAAACATCCTTCCACCATCTGTCTTTGATAATCAAGTGTCTCTGAAGTCATTAAGCCTTCAGAAGAATCTCATAACGTCAGTCAAGAAGACTGTTTTTGGACCTGCATTCCAGAAGTTGAGTAATTTAGATATGCGCTTCAATCCGTTTGACTGTACGTGTGAAAGCATTGCCTGGTTTGTTAGTTGGATTAATAGTACTCACACCAACATCTCTGAATTATCCAGCCATTACCTCTGCAATACTCCACCTCAATATCATGGTCTCCCAGTGATTCTTTTTGATATATCACCCTGCAAAGACAGTGCCCCATTTGAACTCTTTTTCATGATAACTACCAGTATGCTactgatttttatctttattatactGCTCATCCATTTCGAAGGCTGGTGGATATCTTTTTATTGGAATGTTTCAGTGCATCGAGTTCTTGGTTTCAAAGAAATAGACAAGCAGCCAGAGCAGTTTGAATATGCAGCATATATAATTCATGCCTATAAAGATAGGGATTGGGTCTGGGAACACTTCGCCCCGatggaagaaaaagatgaaactcTCAGATTTTGTCTGGAAGAAAGGGACTTTGAGGCAGGTGCCCTTGAACTTGAAGCAATTGTTAATAGCATCAAAAGgagcagaaaaattatttttgtcataaCACAACATCTACTGAAAGATCCATTGTGCAAAAG attcAAGGTGCACCATGCAGTTCAGCAAGCTATTGAACAAAATCTGGATTCCATTATACTGATCTTTCTTGAGGAGATTCCAGATTATAAACTGAACCATGCACTCTGTTTGAGAAGAGGAATGTTTAAATCTCACTGCATCTTGAACTGGCCCGTGCAGAAAGAACGGATAAATGCCTTTCATCACAAACTGCAAGTAGCACTTGGTTCCAGAAATTCAGTACATTAA